Proteins encoded in a region of the Thermoplasmata archaeon genome:
- a CDS encoding iron ABC transporter permease, whose amino-acid sequence MTVTMSEIDTTAKSDFKTEYRKMTTKRVGFIVLCALACLLLSLFAATVGSYDISPADVFNSIIDAILGREPSDITIYHIVINLRMPAIVTAIVCGFGLAISGVCMQSMLKNPLADPYTMGISSGAGFGAALAMIIGFELVAGAGLVVNAFIFSLLPALVILFLSKFRNATPTMMILCGIALMYLFNAATQLFMLIADPEDLSAVYKWMIGSVDGTSMGEAGIVLIVTILGTIYVQYMSNQLNLMGLGDESAKTLGVDVERKRLILLLVVTLVAATVVSFTGIIGFIGLVAPHMVRAIIGTDNRYLIPASGFFGAVLLLASHLVAMTIAQPTILPVGVITACIGGPLFLFLILRNSKEVWS is encoded by the coding sequence ATGACGGTGACAATGAGTGAAATCGATACAACAGCAAAATCCGATTTCAAAACTGAATATCGCAAGATGACAACAAAGAGGGTCGGGTTCATTGTTCTATGTGCTCTGGCTTGTCTCTTATTGTCTCTTTTTGCTGCCACCGTCGGTTCTTACGACATCTCCCCGGCAGATGTTTTCAACAGCATTATTGATGCAATTCTGGGGAGGGAACCGAGTGATATCACAATTTATCACATAGTGATCAATCTCAGGATGCCCGCTATTGTTACCGCTATAGTGTGCGGTTTTGGTCTTGCAATAAGCGGAGTATGTATGCAGAGTATGCTGAAGAATCCTCTTGCAGACCCTTACACGATGGGAATATCTTCTGGTGCCGGATTCGGAGCAGCCCTTGCTATGATTATAGGTTTCGAACTTGTGGCAGGGGCGGGCCTTGTTGTTAACGCATTCATATTCTCGTTGCTTCCAGCTCTGGTAATCCTATTTTTGAGTAAATTCCGTAATGCAACCCCTACAATGATGATACTTTGTGGTATCGCACTGATGTACCTTTTCAATGCAGCCACTCAATTGTTCATGCTCATTGCCGATCCTGAGGATCTTTCAGCAGTGTACAAATGGATGATCGGGTCTGTTGACGGTACTAGTATGGGTGAAGCTGGAATCGTTCTGATTGTGACAATTCTTGGAACGATCTATGTTCAATATATGTCCAACCAGTTGAATCTGATGGGTTTAGGCGATGAAAGCGCAAAGACTCTCGGTGTAGATGTCGAAAGAAAGAGATTGATTCTTCTTCTCGTCGTTACTCTAGTGGCGGCTACTGTCGTCAGTTTCACTGGTATCATTGGATTCATCGGATTAGTGGCACCACATATGGTAAGGGCCATCATAGGAACTGATAACAGGTATCTGATTCCTGCTTCGGGATTCTTTGGTGCGGTACTGCTTTTAGCATCTCATCTGGTGGCGATGACAATTGCTCAGCCTACGATATTGCCTGTTGGAGTGATAACTGCTTGTATCGGAGGTCCATTGTTCCTGTTCCTGATCCTTCGCAATTCCAAGGAGGTGTGGTCTTGA
- a CDS encoding ABC transporter ATP-binding protein, with protein MTFGYDETNILENVNLEITEPGLVCILGPNGVGKTTIVKCINKLLKPKSGHVYVNGVDVHTMGLLDIAKILAFVPNSQSNVFSMTVPEAILMGRHPRAGWTTSERDIKVVDAAIDLLGLQEFSTRDIRQLSAGQTQRVLIARGLVQEPDILILDEPTSNLDVKYQMDVMRFLKSYARDRGIIVLMVCHDLNITAAYADRVVLMYGKGVFADGKPAEVLTTENIKTVYNVNAEVSDFNGVPQVRLIPEYD; from the coding sequence ATGACGTTCGGTTATGATGAGACTAATATCCTTGAGAATGTAAATCTGGAGATAACTGAACCAGGATTGGTTTGTATCTTAGGGCCTAACGGTGTAGGCAAGACCACCATTGTGAAATGTATCAATAAGCTCCTCAAACCGAAGAGTGGTCACGTTTATGTGAATGGGGTCGACGTACATACTATGGGGCTTCTGGATATCGCTAAGATATTGGCCTTCGTTCCGAATTCACAATCCAACGTATTCTCGATGACTGTTCCCGAGGCCATCCTTATGGGTAGGCATCCGCGTGCTGGCTGGACTACATCCGAACGTGATATCAAGGTGGTGGATGCAGCCATAGATCTTCTTGGACTCCAGGAATTCTCTACCAGAGATATAAGACAGCTGAGTGCAGGACAGACGCAAAGGGTACTGATAGCCCGCGGATTAGTCCAGGAGCCTGACATTTTGATTCTGGATGAACCTACATCGAATCTTGATGTGAAATATCAGATGGACGTGATGAGGTTCTTGAAATCGTATGCCCGTGATAGAGGGATAATCGTTCTGATGGTCTGTCATGACCTGAATATCACAGCAGCATACGCAGACCGTGTAGTTCTCATGTATGGGAAAGGGGTGTTCGCAGACGGAAAGCCTGCAGAGGTACTGACGACTGAGAACATCAAAACTGTTTACAATGTAAACGCTGAAGTAAGTGATTTTAACGGGGTCCCTCAGGTGCGCCTGATCCCCGAATATGATTGA